Within Borrelia hispanica CRI, the genomic segment TTAATAAAGCTAATATAAGCAATATAAATAAAGAGAATTCTAAGAACTCTTTAGAGAAAAACTCTGTAAAAAGTCTTTCATGTAAAAAACCAAAAAATGTGGAAAAGAAAAATGAAAAAGTGCAATTTAAACGAATTGGCGTAAAAACTAGACTGATAGAAGTGCACAAAATAAGCAAAAACTATATGCAACAGGTGAAAGAGCTGAGCAACAACGATTCAACGTACATAAACGCCTTGCTAAATTTGGAGACTGCCATAAATGAGTATGGGAAAGAATATGACATCGAAGATATTTTGAAACACTTTCTAAAGCAATTTGGCAACAGGTACAAGTACAAAGTGTGGATGATGATGAAAAGAACAGATGGCGTAATAAACGACTATGATCTCATATGGGAGGGCCGATTCAAAGATTGGTACTCGCACAAATATAAGAAAAATTACACGACGAAAAAAGAAAAATATGGCGAAAAAATAAGATTAGCAAGCAAAAATTTTGAATTTCATGCGTCAAGAAATGTGAAAGACGAAGAAGAAGAAAAAAAAGAAAAAGAGAAAGCAAAAAAAGAACGCAAACTGCAACTCAAACGACAACAAGAATATATAGAGAGGTTATTTAGGCGAGAAGAAGAAGAAAGAAGAGAGCGGATCAGAAG encodes:
- a CDS encoding plasmid maintenance protein; translated protein: NKANISNINKENSKNSLEKNSVKSLSCKKPKNVEKKNEKVQFKRIGVKTRLIEVHKISKNYMQQVKELSNNDSTYINALLNLETAINEYGKEYDIEDILKHFLKQFGNRYKYKVWMMMKRTDGVINDYDLIWEGRFKDWYSHKYKKNYTTKKEKYGEKIRLASKNFEFHASRNVKDEEEEKKEKEKAKKERKLQLKRQQEYIERLFRREEEERRERIRRREEEKAKLRMEVKEEIRSYVGNIGNSDSSDDIAKLYPLYEESRGDNIAVRPPRSQININFEGLKTTKGLSLASLGIMLPYQEQDPDKDKILMQNAKGEMI